One Acidimicrobiia bacterium DNA window includes the following coding sequences:
- a CDS encoding NADH-quinone oxidoreductase subunit M has translation MLSVAIIVPLLAAIALLAMPRDRPQLVRWAAFGVSLVPLALIVVAWVRFQGGPGFEMVESLAWIPSIGVSYQVGLDGLSLPLVALTALLFSA, from the coding sequence ATGTTGAGTGTCGCGATAATCGTGCCGTTATTGGCAGCCATCGCACTGTTGGCCATGCCCCGTGACCGGCCCCAACTGGTTCGTTGGGCTGCGTTTGGTGTCAGTTTGGTGCCGTTGGCGTTGATCGTGGTCGCCTGGGTCAGGTTTCAAGGTGGACCGGGGTTCGAGATGGTCGAGTCACTCGCCTGGATCCCTTCGATCGGGGTTTCCTACCAGGTCGGATTGGACGGACTGTCGCTACCTTTGGTGGCGCTGACTGCTCTACTGTTCAGCGC